The Thermothelomyces thermophilus ATCC 42464 chromosome 7, complete sequence genome window below encodes:
- a CDS encoding glycoside hydrolase family 24 protein (CAZy_ID 267967), with amino-acid sequence MKFYILAALASILAPAAAYPVTANGGLSCRSGPGTSYPVKKTYKKGFDIKISCQTTGTSVNGYNIWDKTQDGCYVSDYYVKTGKSGFVTTKCGSSGGGGSTCAAPKSNSATVDLIAKSEGFRSKIYTDATGHATVGYGHMCTKPKCAEVKYKIPLSTADGKKLLAEDMRKFEKCITNMLNSKAVLNYNQFGALVSWSFNVGCGAAQSSQLVKRLNKGENVNKVLSEELPKWVHGGGKVLPGLVTRRKNEVALAKKPGSSKALPVKC; translated from the exons ATGAAGTTCTACATCCTCGCCGCTCTCGCCTCTATCCTGGCCCCTGCCGCCGCCTACCCCGTCACCGCCAACGGCGGCCTTAGCTGCCGCTCCGGCCCCGGCACCAGCTACCCCGTCAAGAAGACCTACAAGAAGGGTTTCGATATCAAGATTAGCTGCCAGACTACGGGTACCTCGGTGAATGGCTACAACATCTGGGATAAGACCCAGGATGGCTGCTACGTCTCCGACTACTACGTCAAGACCGGCAAGAGCGGCTTCGTCACCACGAAGTGCGGctccagcggcggcggcggctcgaCCTGCGCTGCCCCCAAGTCGAACTCGGCGACCGTTGACCTGATCGCAAAGTCTGAGGGCTTCCGCTCCAAGATCT ACACCGATGCTACCGGCCACGCTACGGTCGGCTACGGCCACATGTGCACCAAGCCCAAGTGCGCCGAAGTCAAGTACAAGATCCCGCTCTCCACGGCTGACGGCAAGAAGCTGCTGGCCGAGGACATGAGG AAATTCGAGAAGTGCATCACCAACATGCTCAACAGCAAGGCGGTCCTCAACTACAACCAGTTCGGTGCCCTCGTCAGCTGGTCCTTCAACGTCGGCTGCGGCGCCGCCCAGAGCTCCCAGCTCGTCAAGCGTCTTAACAAGGGCGAGAACGTCAACAAGGTCCTCAGCGAGGAGCTCCCCAAGTGGGtccacggcggcggcaaggtCCTGCCCGGCCTCGTCACTCGCCGCAAGAACGAGGTCGCCCTGGCCAAGAAGCCCGGCTCCAGCAAGGCCCTGCCCGTCAAGTGCTAA